A genomic region of Paramormyrops kingsleyae isolate MSU_618 chromosome 19, PKINGS_0.4, whole genome shotgun sequence contains the following coding sequences:
- the matn3a gene encoding matrilin-3a has protein sequence MKSLFGGLVCCFSVLTWEVHGTYKAKDFTPQSDLPESYATNRLNARSRAPERAVSTPRTLDTRGKGAQCKSRPLDLVFIIDSSRSVRPGEFEKVKIFLGDMVDTLDVGPAATRVAVVNYASTVKIEFLLKTHLNKADMKQALMRIQPLATGTMTGLAIRTALEKAFTEQSGARPPSQNIGKVAIIVTDGRPQDQVEEVSATARASGIEIYAVGVDRADIQSLQLMASNPLNAHVFYVETYGVIEKLTSKFRETLCGLDPCALEHGCQHICVNSNASYYCKCREGFVLNEDKKTCQKTREVKALVTVDPCKCEARLAFQKQTQESFLALTARHILLKLIFKA, from the exons ATGAAATCCCTATTCGGAGGTCTGGTCTGCTGCTTCTCGGTCCTGACTTGGGAGGTGCACGGGACCTACAAGGCGAAGGACTTTACACCACAGAGCGACTTACCTGAAAGTTATGCTACAAACAGACTTAATGCACGGTCACGGGCGCCAGAAAGGGCCGTGTCAACACCAAGGACGCTGGATACCAGAG GGAAAGGAGCGCAGTGCAAAAGCCGCCCCCTAGACCTGGTCTTCATCATCGACAGCTCCCGAAGCGTACGTCCTGGTGAGTTTGAAAAGGTGAAGATATTCCTGGGCGACATGGTAGACACACTGGACGTTGGCCCAGCTGCTACCAGGGTGGCAGTGGTCAACTACGCCAGCACGGTCAAGATCGAGTTTCTACTCAAGACGCACCTCAACAAGGCGGACATGAAGCAAGCCCTGATGCGCATCCAGCCGCTGGCCACGGGCACGATGACTGGCCTCGCCATCAGGACAGCCCTAGAGAAGGCCTTCACTGAGCAGTCAGGTGCTCGGCCACCTTCCCAGAACATCGGTAAGGTAGCCATCATCGTGACGGACGGCCGACCCCAGGACCAGGTGGAGGAGGTCTCAGCCACAGCCCGAGCCTCTGGCATAGAGATCTACGCTGTTGGGGTGGACCGAGCCGACATCCAGTCACTCCAGTTGATGGCCAGTAATCCGCTGAATGCGCATGTCTTTTATGTGGAGACCTACGGAGTCATAGAGAAGCTCACCTCCAAATTTCGTGAGACTCTGTGTG GTCTGGACCCCTGTGCTCTTGAGCACGGCTGCCAGCACATATGCGTCAACAGCAACGCCTCCTATTACTGCAAGTGTCGCGAGGGCTTTGTCTTGAACGAAGACAAGAAAACGTGTCAGA AAACCAGAGAGGTGAAAGCTCTTGTGACAGTGGATCCGTGTAAGTGCGAGGCCCGGCTAGCGTTCCAGAAGCAGACGCAAGAATCCTTCCTGGCACTTACGGCAAGACATATCCTTCTGAAACtaatttttaaagcgtaa